Sequence from the [Clostridium] scindens genome:
CCCTTTTCTTTCAGCATTTCCTTGAATTTCTCTTTACTGATAGACATAAGTTTTACCTTTCAATCTCTACATCTTCAAGCAGTTCCTCAAACACCTTCGCTATGGCTGTAAGTTCCACATCATCGTCTACGATCTCATAGACGCTCTCAGGCGCGTTTTCTTCTGATGTATCCTTTAATAT
This genomic interval carries:
- a CDS encoding DUF1292 domain-containing protein, translating into MEKIKFMSEEMQEEVDFFVLEQTKVNGISYILVTDSEEDDAECLILKDTSEENAPESVYEIVDDDVELTAIAKVFEELLEDVEIER